The following nucleotide sequence is from Deinococcus radiopugnans ATCC 19172.
GGCCAGCGCGGGCTTGGCGGCCTCGATGTACCAGTCGCAGAACTCGTCCCAGGTAAAGGCGTACAGCGTGCGGATCGCCGCGCCCAGATCGAAGGCGTCCAGTTGCGCGCTGGCCTCGGCGGTCACGGCGTTCAGGCGGCTGATGATCCAGCGGTCTGCCGGGGTCAGATCGTCGCGGGCCACCAGCGCGGTCAGCACGTCCCTGCTGCGCATTTCCGCGCTGGGGGCATCGGGCGTCAGGCTGCGGACGTAGGCGGTCAGATCGTCGTTGCCCTCCAGTTTCGGAATCGCCTCGCCCAGCCGCATTAAAGCGAAGCGGGCCGCGTTCCACAGCTTGTTGGCAAAGTTGCGCCCCTGCTCGAAACGCCGCGCGTCGTGGCGGATGTCCTGTCCGCCGGTAGACAGGAAAGCGAAGGCGAAGCGACAGGCGTCCACACCGTACTGCTCGAACAGTTCCAGCGGATCAATCCCATTGCCCTTGCTCTTGGACATCTTCTGGCCCTTGGCGTCCAGGTACAGGCCGTGCAGCATCACGGTGTTGAACGGGGCCTGCCCGGTCAGCCCGTAACCGGCCATCTGCATGCGCGCCACCCAGAAAAACAGGATGTCGTAGCCGGTGACCAGCACCTGCGTCGGGTAGAACTTGCGGAAATCCTCGCTGTCGGTGTCGGGCCAGCCCAGGGTGGAAAAGGGCCACAGGTTGGAGGAAAACCAGGTATCGAACACGTCCGGGTCACGGCGCAGTTCCAGATGGGCGTAACGCGGATCCTGATCGCAGTCCAGTTCGGGGTTCTCGGGATCGGGGACGTAAATGTTTCCTGAAGCGTCGTACCACGCCGGAATCTGGTGGCCCCACCACAGCTGCCGCGAGATGTTCCAGTCGCGGATGTTCTCCAGCCAGTCACGGTTGACCTTGCTGTACCGCTCCGGCACGAGGCGCATATCTCCGGCGTCCAGCCCGGCCAGCACCTGATCTGCGAAGGGTTTCATGTGGACGAACCACTGGGTGCTGATAATCGGCTCCACCGGCACCTTCGTCCGCTCGCTCAGGCCGATGGCGGTGTCGTGGTCTTTCTCCTCCAGCAGATCACCGGAGTCGGTCAACGCCTTGACCACCGCCTTGCGTGCGGCGAAGCGTTCCAGGCCCCGGAACCCCTTCGGCACCAGATCGGAGGTCAGGTTCCCCTCCAGATCGATCACGCTGGGCCGCGCCAGTCCGTGCCGCTCGCCGATCTCGAAGTCGGTAGGATCGTGCGCCGGGGTGATCTTGAGGGCGCCCACCCCGAAGTCCATTTCCACGGCGGCGTCGGCGATGATCGGAATAAAGCGGTCTGTCAGGGGAATGCGCGCCCGCTGCCCCACCAGATGCGTGAACCGTTCGTCTTCGGGATGCACCGCAATGGCCTGATCGGCGAAGATCGTTTCGGGGCGCACGGTGGCAATCAGAATCTCGCCCGCCTCGCCGTTGCTGGGGGCGGCCTCCGCGTCTTCCAGCTTGTATGACAGCGTGGTCATCTTGCCCTTGCGAACCTCACGGTCAATTTCCAGTTCGGACAGGGTGGTCTGGGCGGCCACGTCCCAGTTGACGATGCGCTCGCCCCGGTACGCCGCGCCGTCGTGGTACAGCCGCACGAACTGGGCGCGGACGGCCCGGCTCAGGCCCTCGTCCATCGTGAAGCGCTCGCGCGTCCAGTCGGCGCTGACGCCCAGGCGCGTGAGCTGGTTCAGGATGATGCCGCCGGACTCGGCCTTCCACTCCCAGACGTTGTCCAGAAATCGCTCGCGGCCCAGATCGTGGCGGGAGATGCCCTGCTCGCGCAACTGCTTTTCCACCACCACCTGCGTGCTGATCCCGGCGTGATCCATGCCCGGCAGGTACAGCGCCTCGAAGCCCGCCATGCGCTTGTAACGGATCAGGGTGTCGATCAGCGTGTTGTCCAGCGCGTGGCCCAGGTGCAGGTTGCCCGTCACGTTGGGCGGCGGAATCACGATGGTGAACGGTTCGCGCCCGCTGGTGGCGTCGGCTCGGAACGGCTCGTTGCGCCACCTCGCCGCCCAGCCCGGCTCGACGGCAGAGGGATCGAACTGCTTGGCGAGGACGGAGTCGTTCTCGGCGGCGCTGGTTTCGGGCATGGGGGATTCGGGCGTGGTGGATTCGGGCAGGTCAGTCATGGGCGGGTCTCCTGGAGAGGGGTTGGGTGTTGGTTTGGGAGGAGGTGAAATCAGTTCTCAGTTTTAAGGGTGGCGGCTTGCGGCTTAACCCCTCAGTCAGCTTCGCTGCCAGCTCCCCTCAAGGGGAGCCAAGAGTGGCAGTTGGTCGTGCCACGGCGCAGTCTCCTTGCCTCCCCTTGAGGGGAGGTGCCCCGCAGAGGCGGACTCGCAGAGCTGCGAAGCAGAGGGGTTAAACCGCAAGCCGCCACCCAGAAGAAACGGAAAAAAGTGGGGGCCTTCATCAAAATCAAAACAGTCGTCGAACAAAACCATCCCCCCCGTTCAAGAAACGAAAAAACGTCCCGTCCGCCGGATTGCTCCGTGCGCGGACGAGACGTGAAGGTGACGTGTCCCGTGGTACCACCGCAATTCCCACCTGCATGGTGGGCGCTCTGAACGCGCTGTGGCGGGCGCACCCGGACGGGTCTACTTCCCACCTGTTGATGAGACAGGGGCGGGGGTTCTTCCGTCTCGCTCGCGGGCGACTTTCTCCGGCTGCGTTCCCGTCCAGCGTCTCAGTCGCGCGCTGAATTTCCTGTGGGCGCATGGGCACGGGTACTCCTCCCGGTCACTGCCCGGCCAGTATACGCGGCGGCGCGGGGGAATGACATCCACCAGATGGCGGAGGCTCCCGGCCCCCAGAACCGCCGCGCTGGCCGTCTGGATCAAGAGGAAACCTTTATTTTGGGCCGACTTCAAAGGGGGGATAAATGCCGTCTCCTCCGCCTCGGCCAGCGGTTCCCTAACCTACTCGGGCAGTCAAAACGACGTGGACGCCTGACCCCAGGCACGCGGCCCCGTCGCCGAGGTTTTTCATGAAGCAAGCACACAAGAGCAAGTTGGCCCTGACCCTGACCCTTCTTTCCGGCGCGGCGCTGGCCGGCGGCAACGATGGGATGCGGCAGGAAGGCATGCTGGCCGTGAACGGCGCGCAGATTCACTACGTCTCGCAGGGCAGCGGCACGCCCATGCTGCTGCTGCACGGCTACCCCCTGAGCGGCGAACTGTTCTCGCGCAACCGCGACGCGCTGGCGAATGCGGGCTACCGGGTCATCACCATTGACCACCGGGGCTACGGCCAGAGCGTGGCGCCGGCGGACGACGCCGGCTCCATCCAGACCTACGCCAAAGACGCGCTGGCGGTCATGGATCAGCTGAACGTGCCCAGCGCGATCATCGGCGGCATGTCGATGGGCGGCCCCATCGTCTTCGAGATGTACCGCACCGCCCCCGAGCGCTTCAAGGGCATGCTGCTGATCGATACCATCGCCAACCCCGCCAACGTGGTGGAAAAGGCCCTGTGGGGCGGCATGGCGCAGAAGGCCGTGACCTACGGCCCGCAGTCGCTGGTGGGCGAACTGCTCAAGGACATGCTGACCGGCGTGACCCGCCTGAACAAACCCGGCGACGTGAAGTTCCTCGGGGACATCGTGCGGCAGGCCAGTGTGGCCGGCGACGTGGCGGGAGCCAAAGCGCTGTCCGAGCGGCTCGACTCGCTGCCCACGCTGGCGAGCATCACCGTGCCCACCCTGATTCTGGAGGGCGTGGAGGACACGGTGTACCCACCGCCCTTCGCCATGAAGATGCAGCAGAACATCGCAGGCAGCAAGCTGGTGCTGATTCCCGGCGCGGCCCACGCCGCCATCTACGAAAACGCCCCAGCGGCCAATCGCGCCATTCTGGACTGGGCAAGCACGCTGAAGTAAACGGATTGCGAGAGGGGGCAGCCAGCAACGGCTGCCCCCTCTGACTATTCAGCCTGATGTTCTCCCCCCACCTGCCCGCCCCAGCAACGGCAGCGCAGGCACCCGCACCAGCGCGGCCAGCGCCAGGGCCGAGCGTACCCCCAGCACGTTGCCCAGCACCCCGAACACCGGGCCGAACGTCACCTGTCCCAGCGCGTCGGCCTGCGAGGCGATGGAATTGACCGTGGCGCGCGACGCCGGATTGAGGCCCCGATTGATCCACGCGTCGTACAGCGGCGAGTACAGCCCGCGCAGCACGCCGTGAACCACCAGCGCCCCCGCCGCCCAGCCGAAACCCGGCGCGTAGGCGAAGGCCAGCAGCGCCGCCACGCTCAGGCCCAACACCCAGCGCAGGGCCAGCGCCGCCGCCCGCGCATCGGCTGGATGGATGCGGCGGCGCAGCGGTTCAGTGACGGCCAGCCCGACAAGCTGAACGATGATCGCCAGCACAATGAACCAGTTCGCGGCGCTCAGGCCGCCGGGCAGGCCCACCTCCACAACCAGCAGAAATTCGTTCAGGCGATCCAGCGCCTCGCTGCTCGCCCCGTACAGCACGGCGCTCAGCATCAGCAGGGTCAGCACGCGGCTGGCGCGCACCTCGGTCACACCCTGACGGAAAGTGGCGGACAACGCCGCCCAACTTTGGCGTTCCTCGCGTGGGGCCGGGGCAAAGCCGTCTTCGGGCATTCGCAGCCACAGATACAGCGCGAGGCACAGGGCCACCGCGCCGCCCACCAGAATCGGAACGTGCAGGCCCAGCGTCGCCAGACCCGCCGTCGCCGCGATGCCGGCCAGGCCCGCCGCCCGCCCGTACTGGCTGCCCAGCAGGTACAGCCCGGCCGCCCGCCCCTCGCCCACCTCGTCGGCCAGCCACGCCTGCTGCGCGCCGCTGAGGAAGGTGTAGCCCGCCGCCAAGACGATCTGGGTCAGCAGCAACGCCCAGAACACCGGAAAGGCGGCCACCAGCAGCATGGCCGCGCCCAGGCACAGGCAGCCCAGAATCACCGAGCGGCGGCGCGAGTACACATCGGCCACCACGCCCGTCGGCACTTCCAGCACGAAGGCGGCCCCCTCCAGCGCCGCGCCGATCAGGAGCAGTTGCAGCGGGTTCAGGCCCGCCACCGTCACGAAATACAACCCT
It contains:
- a CDS encoding valine--tRNA ligase; the protein is MPETSAAENDSVLAKQFDPSAVEPGWAARWRNEPFRADATSGREPFTIVIPPPNVTGNLHLGHALDNTLIDTLIRYKRMAGFEALYLPGMDHAGISTQVVVEKQLREQGISRHDLGRERFLDNVWEWKAESGGIILNQLTRLGVSADWTRERFTMDEGLSRAVRAQFVRLYHDGAAYRGERIVNWDVAAQTTLSELEIDREVRKGKMTTLSYKLEDAEAAPSNGEAGEILIATVRPETIFADQAIAVHPEDERFTHLVGQRARIPLTDRFIPIIADAAVEMDFGVGALKITPAHDPTDFEIGERHGLARPSVIDLEGNLTSDLVPKGFRGLERFAARKAVVKALTDSGDLLEEKDHDTAIGLSERTKVPVEPIISTQWFVHMKPFADQVLAGLDAGDMRLVPERYSKVNRDWLENIRDWNISRQLWWGHQIPAWYDASGNIYVPDPENPELDCDQDPRYAHLELRRDPDVFDTWFSSNLWPFSTLGWPDTDSEDFRKFYPTQVLVTGYDILFFWVARMQMAGYGLTGQAPFNTVMLHGLYLDAKGQKMSKSKGNGIDPLELFEQYGVDACRFAFAFLSTGGQDIRHDARRFEQGRNFANKLWNAARFALMRLGEAIPKLEGNDDLTAYVRSLTPDAPSAEMRSRDVLTALVARDDLTPADRWIISRLNAVTAEASAQLDAFDLGAAIRTLYAFTWDEFCDWYIEAAKPALAEGRLGSMATLKAVLEHILKLLHPFMPFITSEVYAALGHRRQLALHAWPQPVDALHDADATRTFGGLRDAVAAARSLKNELGLSPQDRLGVVVEGEQAGTVAENARVVESIARVKLVEALEGRTLSAVEGGVTVRAPLEGTVDIAEWLGKQKKRLAELDRQIKQAQGKLGNEGFVARAPAEVIEEEKRRVQDFGAQKERLEGVLAQF
- a CDS encoding alpha/beta fold hydrolase, which codes for MKQAHKSKLALTLTLLSGAALAGGNDGMRQEGMLAVNGAQIHYVSQGSGTPMLLLHGYPLSGELFSRNRDALANAGYRVITIDHRGYGQSVAPADDAGSIQTYAKDALAVMDQLNVPSAIIGGMSMGGPIVFEMYRTAPERFKGMLLIDTIANPANVVEKALWGGMAQKAVTYGPQSLVGELLKDMLTGVTRLNKPGDVKFLGDIVRQASVAGDVAGAKALSERLDSLPTLASITVPTLILEGVEDTVYPPPFAMKMQQNIAGSKLVLIPGAAHAAIYENAPAANRAILDWASTLK
- a CDS encoding MFS transporter, giving the protein MLRKNDPTRVYLTLSAGLSFAFALAFTLQGLYFVTVAGLNPLQLLLIGAALEGAAFVLEVPTGVVADVYSRRRSVILGCLCLGAAMLLVAAFPVFWALLLTQIVLAAGYTFLSGAQQAWLADEVGEGRAAGLYLLGSQYGRAAGLAGIAATAGLATLGLHVPILVGGAVALCLALYLWLRMPEDGFAPAPREERQSWAALSATFRQGVTEVRASRVLTLLMLSAVLYGASSEALDRLNEFLLVVEVGLPGGLSAANWFIVLAIIVQLVGLAVTEPLRRRIHPADARAAALALRWVLGLSVAALLAFAYAPGFGWAAGALVVHGVLRGLYSPLYDAWINRGLNPASRATVNSIASQADALGQVTFGPVFGVLGNVLGVRSALALAALVRVPALPLLGRAGGGRTSG